The Planctomycetota bacterium genome has a window encoding:
- a CDS encoding response regulator transcription factor: MPKPRVLVVDDEEDILELVRYNLAKEGCRVTCVASGEAALSAARQETPDLIVLDLMLPGVDGLEVCRILRRDPRTSHVPILMLTAKGEEADVVAGLELGADDYVTKPFSPRVLVARVKAVLRRRSTHTPEDTLTLQVRDIVINPQRHEVLVRGKPVTLTYVEFRLLHYLARRPGWVFTRQQIIDNVRGDNYPVTDRSVDVQVVGLRKKLGPCGDYIETVRGVGYRFRE; encoded by the coding sequence ATGCCCAAGCCGCGTGTGCTGGTGGTGGACGACGAAGAGGACATCCTGGAGCTGGTGCGCTACAACCTGGCGAAGGAGGGCTGCCGCGTGACCTGCGTGGCGAGCGGCGAGGCCGCGCTCAGCGCCGCACGGCAGGAGACGCCCGACCTCATCGTGCTCGACCTCATGCTTCCCGGCGTGGACGGCCTGGAGGTGTGCCGCATTCTGCGGCGCGACCCCAGGACCTCGCACGTGCCCATCCTCATGCTCACGGCTAAGGGCGAAGAGGCCGATGTGGTGGCCGGCCTGGAACTCGGGGCCGACGACTACGTGACCAAGCCGTTCAGCCCACGCGTGCTCGTGGCCCGCGTGAAGGCCGTGCTGCGCCGCCGCAGCACCCACACGCCCGAGGACACCCTGACGCTCCAGGTGAGGGACATCGTGATCAACCCCCAGCGCCACGAGGTGCTGGTGCGCGGCAAACCCGTCACACTCACCTACGTGGAGTTCCGCCTGCTCCACTACCTGGCCCGCAGGCCCGGATGGGTCTTCACCCGTCAGCAGATCATTGACAATGTCCGCGGCGACAACTACCCTGTCACCGACCGCTCGGTAGACGTGCAGGTGGTCGGGCTGCGGAAGAAGCTCGGCCCCTGCGGCGACTACATCGAAACCGTGCGCGGCGTGGGCTACCGCTTCAGGGAGTGA